tgacaaactctttgACCGTAGCGTTCAATTGGTTCAGCATTTCGCCGTTCAGCACAAATTGCGAAGAATCAGAAGagttcttcatcttcggGAAcgtgtatgtatatatatgagaACAAGTTCAGTGGATACCGTCGtatttggaacagtttAAATACCGATAAACTTTTACATCAATACATAACTCGTTTAcgacagagagagagggacCCAAGAAAAACGCTGTTGCCAGCGTCGCTGACTCAAGCCTTCTGCGAGGCGTGCGACTTCTGCGCGTTGATGTGGACCCCCCCCACCGGGTTGGTCGCGGCCTTGACGAGCAGGTCGACGACTGCGCCCTTCTTCTCCGCGACGGTCTTCTCTATCTCTTGCAAGTCCGTTTGGATATCCCTCTCGGCGTCCAGTTCCAGCTGTTTGACGTCGCTCTGGTTGTTTTTCTCGAAGTCGCGCAGTTCTTGGTCCTTCGTCGCCTTGTACGCGCTGATTTCGGCAGCGGCGTCCAGCTTCGCCTGTTTCAACTTGTCCTG
The genomic region above belongs to Huiozyma naganishii CBS 8797 chromosome 2, complete genome and contains:
- the VMA10 gene encoding H(+)-transporting V1 sector ATPase subunit G (similar to Saccharomyces cerevisiae VMA10 (YHR039C-A); ancestral locus Anc_5.304); the encoded protein is MSQNGITTLLRAEKDAQDIISKARKYRQDKLKQAKLDAAAEISAYKATKDQELRDFEKNNQSDVKQLELDAERDIQTDLQEIEKTVAEKKGAVVDLLVKAATNPVGGVHINAQKSHASQKA